The DNA sequence GAAGTAGCTAAAATCTTCTGTCTTCGTAAATTTTGGCAAAGGTACGTTTTTCGCTTATTTTCTACTCATTTTGTGAAAAGTGTGACGGGTTTTTTACGCTATTAGGCAAGGGATAGGTTTTATTTTATTTTGAGGGGTCTCCCCCGTCGTAACACCACTACCTACCTGCCCGGCGCATGGCAGGCAGGCGTTACACAGTTCACTGTTCGTTCAGCCCTTCGGGCCTACCCGTGCCGGGTAGCTGCTGCACATCGCTAGGCCAGGAGTATTCGTACAGGTTAAATAATCATAGCCTGGCACACTAAACCATTTACCTACAAAGCGGTCTTAGCAGAAAAAATACCCATGAGATTATTTTGTACTTCATTTGCACTGCTTTTGTGCGGCTTATCTTTGAATGCTCAAATAATTGAAAAACCGCTCGGTTGTTTCGCAGGTACCAATGGTACCAATTCCAATGTCATTTCTCATCCCGATGCCCGAGGTGTTTTGCTGACTGAGAAATGGTCAAATATTGAATCTACGCCAGGAGTTATTGATTTCACCTTATTAGATAACAAGATCAATATTGTTAAAAGTGCAGGATTGAAATATGCTATAGCTATTTCAGTAGGGGCATTTGGTAGCCCTGCATGGCTTACTGGAACTTTAGGGGCAGATCATTTTGATTTCGAATACCAGGGCCAAAATTGGGTGTTGCCCCTCTGGTGGGATGCTATTGTGGAAGAAAGACTAGATGCATTAATTTCTGCCCTAGGTGAGCAATATGCTTCCGATACTTTACTCTCACATGTTTATGTTTCACAAATGACAGTAAATGGCATTGAAGGCCACCTGAATGGAGTTGATATGGCTGCTTTTGCTCTTAGTGGATTCTCCAATGAGCAATGGATCGCTTGTGCAAAAGCAACCGCTTTGAAATTTGGAGAGGCTTTCCCTAGTAAGCCTATTGTTTTTGAGATTCATGAAATTGATAGAGACACCATAGTCCCTGCAACCATTATTAATGACTTGGTCAATGAGGAATCTTTGTGTGAGCGAATAGGATTAGGTATGTGGTGGATTTCTGGAAAAACTTCCTATCAGCCTGATTTAATTACATACATTTCGAATTTTCAAGGAGATAAATACGCCCAAGTTATAGGCAGGTCAGATCAAGTAGAAAGGTTCCAGGATGGTTTGTACAGTACTGTTTTTACGCAAGCCAAAATGTTAGGGATTCGCTACCTAGAGCCATGGCCTTATGAGTTTCAAAACCATACCTATGATAGCTTACTACAAGATTTCAATAGTTGGACAGATCTTAATTTTTCTCCCTCCGATACCTGTGCAGTACTTAGTGGCGTAGTGTTTTCTTCTCAGGGTAGCCAAGGTATTACGATTTACCCTAACCCAACTAGCGGGTACTTATTCCTAAAGACTACCGCTATTACTGAGACTGAAATTTCAGTGTACAACGCAACCGGGCGAATGGTTATACCTCCTACGATTCAAAAGGAGTTGAATATGACTCATTTGCCTAAAGGTGTATATTTTGTTGCG is a window from the Lewinella sp. LCG006 genome containing:
- a CDS encoding T9SS type A sorting domain-containing protein produces the protein MRLFCTSFALLLCGLSLNAQIIEKPLGCFAGTNGTNSNVISHPDARGVLLTEKWSNIESTPGVIDFTLLDNKINIVKSAGLKYAIAISVGAFGSPAWLTGTLGADHFDFEYQGQNWVLPLWWDAIVEERLDALISALGEQYASDTLLSHVYVSQMTVNGIEGHLNGVDMAAFALSGFSNEQWIACAKATALKFGEAFPSKPIVFEIHEIDRDTIVPATIINDLVNEESLCERIGLGMWWISGKTSYQPDLITYISNFQGDKYAQVIGRSDQVERFQDGLYSTVFTQAKMLGIRYLEPWPYEFQNHTYDSLLQDFNSWTDLNFSPSDTCAVLSGVVFSSQGSQGITIYPNPTSGYLFLKTTAITETEISVYNATGRMVIPPTIQKELNMTHLPKGVYFVAIKTRDSTIIKKILKTN